The Achromobacter deleyi genome has a window encoding:
- a CDS encoding GNAT family N-acetyltransferase: MSLTPDLALQSATEDDLPFLLSLRKSTMTEHLRRAGAPLDDEHHLARIHYHFDDAQIVWLDGRPAGLLKHYRDAAGWRIVQIQIDPAFQGQGLGRRLLAGVLDQADAEGAPVTLSVLKGNPARRLYEALGFTPIKETDLEHEMRYEPGAVRPAG; encoded by the coding sequence ATGAGCCTCACCCCTGATCTGGCGTTGCAGTCCGCCACCGAAGACGACCTGCCGTTCCTGCTGTCCTTGCGCAAGTCCACCATGACCGAGCATTTGCGGCGCGCCGGCGCGCCGCTGGACGACGAGCACCATCTGGCGCGCATCCACTATCACTTCGACGACGCGCAGATCGTCTGGCTGGACGGCAGGCCAGCCGGCCTGCTCAAGCACTACCGCGATGCCGCCGGCTGGCGCATCGTCCAGATTCAGATCGACCCCGCCTTCCAGGGCCAGGGCCTGGGCCGCCGGCTGCTGGCCGGCGTGCTGGACCAGGCGGACGCCGAAGGCGCGCCGGTCACGCTGAGCGTGCTCAAGGGCAACCCCGCCCGGCGGCTGTATGAAGCGCTGGGCTTCACCCCCATCAAGGAGACCGATCTGGAGCATGAAATGCGTTACGAACCCGGCGCCGTCCGGCCGGCCGGCTGA
- a CDS encoding DUF1800 domain-containing protein gives MSATPSAAAQQPAPPAPAAPTPGQASRFLAQATFGPTPAQIDAVVRDGYAAWLDAQLALPPSQTHFDWLLQQRKNTEAFKGNGINAPLESTLWRKFISAPDQVRTRVAFSLSEIFVVGVSSITASWPLFGAAGFMDLLAEHALGNYQDLLTAVTRNLSMGCMLTYRGNRKEDPKTGRHPDENYAREVMQLFSIGLLELEQDGTVRMVKGAPVETYTNADVQGLAKVFTGWDINGPETDVEFHRRPMALNNGLHSMSEKRFLGAVIPPGTDGHLSLKRAMDVICAHPNVGPFIGMQLIQRMVTSNPSPAYVGRVSAVFNDDGKGVRGNLKAVVRAILLDPEARQPDLNAPHWGKVREPILRFSGWARAFGAESTNGAWAMPDTTDNTIRLAQSPMRSATVFNFFRPRYTPPVTELARRHLVAPELQITDETSIAGYLNFLAIYADRGWEDLQTSYAPEIALARNPDALVARVVLLLAGDAFSAATAAAIARAVATLPADRPRDRVRAAIMLVAATPEYLVQK, from the coding sequence ATGTCCGCTACGCCGTCAGCGGCTGCGCAGCAGCCCGCTCCGCCCGCTCCCGCCGCCCCCACGCCGGGCCAGGCCTCGCGCTTTCTGGCGCAGGCAACGTTCGGCCCGACGCCCGCCCAGATCGACGCCGTGGTGCGCGACGGCTACGCGGCCTGGCTGGACGCGCAATTGGCGCTGCCCCCGTCCCAGACCCATTTCGACTGGCTGCTGCAGCAGCGAAAGAACACCGAGGCCTTCAAGGGCAACGGTATCAATGCGCCGCTGGAATCCACGCTGTGGCGCAAGTTCATCAGCGCGCCGGACCAGGTGCGCACGCGGGTGGCGTTCTCGCTGTCCGAGATCTTCGTCGTCGGGGTTTCGTCCATCACCGCGTCCTGGCCGCTGTTTGGCGCCGCGGGGTTCATGGACCTGCTGGCCGAGCATGCGCTAGGCAACTACCAGGACCTGCTGACCGCCGTGACGCGCAACCTGTCCATGGGCTGCATGCTGACCTACCGCGGCAACCGCAAGGAAGATCCCAAGACCGGCCGCCACCCCGACGAGAACTACGCGCGCGAGGTCATGCAGCTGTTCAGCATCGGCCTCCTGGAACTGGAGCAGGACGGCACGGTAAGAATGGTCAAGGGCGCGCCCGTGGAAACCTATACCAATGCGGACGTGCAAGGGCTGGCCAAGGTATTCACCGGCTGGGACATCAACGGCCCGGAGACGGACGTGGAATTCCACCGGCGGCCGATGGCGCTCAACAACGGGCTGCATTCGATGTCCGAGAAGCGCTTCCTGGGCGCCGTCATCCCCCCCGGCACCGATGGCCACCTGTCTCTCAAGCGCGCCATGGACGTGATCTGCGCCCACCCCAACGTGGGGCCGTTCATCGGCATGCAGCTCATCCAGCGGATGGTGACCAGCAATCCCAGCCCCGCCTACGTCGGCCGCGTGTCCGCCGTGTTCAACGACGACGGCAAGGGCGTGCGCGGCAACCTGAAGGCGGTCGTGCGCGCCATCCTGCTCGATCCGGAGGCCCGCCAGCCCGATCTGAACGCGCCCCACTGGGGCAAGGTGCGCGAACCCATCCTGCGCTTCTCGGGGTGGGCGCGGGCCTTCGGCGCCGAGTCCACCAACGGCGCGTGGGCGATGCCGGACACCACGGACAACACGATCCGGCTGGCGCAAAGCCCCATGCGATCGGCCACGGTCTTCAACTTCTTCCGCCCCCGCTACACGCCGCCCGTGACCGAACTGGCCAGGCGGCACCTGGTGGCGCCCGAATTGCAGATCACCGACGAGACCAGCATTGCCGGCTACCTGAACTTCCTGGCGATCTACGCGGACCGGGGCTGGGAGGATCTGCAGACCTCCTATGCGCCCGAGATCGCGCTGGCCCGGAACCCGGACGCACTGGTGGCCCGCGTGGTGCTGCTGCTGGCGGGCGATGCGTTCAGCGCGGCCACCGCCGCCGCCATCGCGCGGGCGGTGGCTACCCTGCCCGCCGACCGCCCCCGGGACCGCGTGCGCGCGGCCATCATGCTGGTGGCGGCCACCCCTGAATACCTGGTGCAGAAATGA
- the uca gene encoding urea carboxylase, protein MFDTVLIANRGEIAVRAIRSLKRLGIRSVAVYSDPDRNAAHVREADVAVALGGEKAADSYLRMDLLLAAAREQGAQAIYPGYGFLSESAEFADACEAAGIAFVGPTPLQIREFGLKHRSRELAAEAGVPMTPGTGLLASLGEALSQAERIGYPVMLKSTAGGGGIGLSRCENEAELTVAFDSVQRMGEHFFRDGGAFIERYVDNARHVEVQIFGDGAGRVLALGERDCSVQRRNQKVIEETPAPLLPAATRAALLEAAVKLGESVNYRSAGTVEFIYDPARDSFYFLEVNTRLQVEHPVTEAVTGLDLVECMLRVAAGQPLDYAAMSRAPRGASIEVRLYAEDPLRQFQPSPGVLTEVSFPEGVRVDGWVATGTEVPAFYDPMLAKLIVHADTREAALDKLADALARTRLHGIATNLDYLRQIVADERFRAGKLSTRFLESFAYRPAAIEVLEAGTYTSVQDYPGRAGYWDIGVPPSGPMDDYAFRVANRIVGNAPDAAGIEATLVGPTLRFHGDAIVALTGAACAATLDGEPVPMWQPIAVRSGQVLATGRALSGCRSYLAVRNGLDVPVYLGSRSTFVLGQFGGHAGRTLRVGDMLPVVRPELAGAAAAQPLTEPQAAPAELIPEYGSAWEIGVLYGPHGAPDFFQPEAIEAFFAADWEVHYNSNRLGVRLIGPKPTWARENGGEAGLHPSNIHDCEYAIGSINFTGDSPVILTRDGPSLGGFVCPVTIARAELWKVGQVKPGDRIRFVRIDYPQAVALEAAQDRSVAGLSAVAPAATPPAPVPATVSETIVAALPAEGSRPSVSYRQAGDGYLLLEYGDNVLDLALRMRIHLLMQALNADPIAGVQELSPGVRSLQIRYDSRVILQGALIARLLEIEAGLADVATLKVPTRVVYLPMAFEDSATLGAVRRYQETVRASAPWLPNNVDFIQRINGLDDRDEVSRIVFDASYLIMGLGDVYLGAPCAVPIDPRHRLLTSKYNPARTFTAEGTVGIGGVYMCIYGMDSPGGYQLVGRTLPIWNKFLKNPVFQDGKPWLLRFFDQVRFYPVTEAELDGLREDFREGRATVRIEEEVFDFAAHQRFLAEQADSIAAFQARQKTAFDAEVALWKTEDVVVEQAAAEPEAETALREGERLVSADMCGNIWKIPVEVGQSVSAGDTLVVVEAMKMELSVIAPAAGTVTAIRCVPGKPVNAGDPLIVMAEDATCAVTG, encoded by the coding sequence GTGTTCGATACCGTTCTGATTGCAAACCGCGGCGAAATCGCCGTCCGCGCCATCCGCAGCCTCAAGCGCCTGGGCATCCGCAGCGTGGCCGTCTATTCCGATCCGGACCGCAACGCCGCGCATGTGCGCGAGGCCGACGTGGCCGTCGCCCTGGGCGGCGAGAAGGCGGCCGACAGCTACCTGCGCATGGACCTGTTGCTGGCCGCCGCCCGCGAGCAGGGCGCGCAGGCGATCTACCCCGGCTACGGCTTCCTGTCCGAGAGCGCGGAATTCGCCGACGCCTGCGAAGCCGCGGGCATCGCGTTCGTCGGCCCCACGCCCCTGCAGATCCGCGAGTTCGGCCTGAAGCACCGTTCGCGCGAACTGGCGGCCGAGGCCGGCGTGCCGATGACGCCCGGCACCGGCCTTCTGGCCAGCCTGGGAGAGGCGCTGTCGCAGGCCGAGCGCATCGGCTACCCGGTGATGTTGAAGAGCACGGCCGGCGGCGGCGGCATCGGCCTGTCGCGCTGCGAAAACGAGGCCGAACTGACGGTGGCGTTCGACAGCGTGCAGCGCATGGGCGAGCATTTTTTCCGCGACGGCGGCGCTTTCATCGAGCGCTATGTGGACAATGCGCGGCACGTCGAGGTGCAGATCTTTGGCGACGGCGCGGGCCGCGTGCTGGCGCTGGGCGAACGCGATTGCTCGGTGCAGCGGCGCAACCAGAAAGTCATCGAAGAGACCCCGGCCCCGCTGCTGCCCGCCGCCACGCGCGCCGCGCTGCTCGAGGCTGCCGTCAAGCTGGGCGAATCCGTCAACTACCGCTCGGCCGGCACGGTGGAATTCATCTACGACCCGGCGCGCGACAGCTTCTACTTTCTTGAGGTCAACACGCGGCTGCAGGTCGAGCATCCCGTGACCGAAGCCGTGACCGGGCTGGATCTGGTGGAATGCATGCTGCGCGTGGCCGCGGGCCAGCCGCTGGACTATGCCGCGATGTCGCGCGCGCCGCGCGGCGCATCGATCGAGGTGCGGCTGTATGCCGAGGATCCGCTGCGCCAGTTCCAGCCCTCGCCCGGCGTGCTGACCGAGGTGTCGTTTCCGGAAGGCGTGCGGGTGGACGGCTGGGTGGCGACGGGCACGGAGGTGCCGGCCTTCTACGACCCGATGCTGGCCAAGCTGATCGTGCATGCGGACACGCGCGAGGCCGCGCTGGACAAGCTGGCCGACGCCCTGGCCAGGACCCGGCTGCACGGTATTGCGACCAACCTGGACTACCTGCGCCAGATCGTGGCCGACGAGCGCTTTCGCGCCGGCAAGCTGTCCACGCGCTTCCTGGAGAGCTTTGCCTACCGGCCCGCGGCGATCGAGGTGCTGGAAGCGGGCACCTACACCAGCGTGCAGGACTATCCGGGCCGCGCCGGCTATTGGGACATCGGCGTGCCGCCTTCGGGGCCGATGGACGACTACGCCTTTCGCGTCGCAAACCGCATCGTGGGCAACGCGCCGGACGCCGCCGGCATCGAAGCCACGCTGGTCGGACCGACCTTGCGCTTTCACGGCGACGCCATCGTGGCGCTGACGGGCGCGGCCTGCGCGGCCACCCTGGACGGCGAGCCCGTGCCCATGTGGCAGCCGATAGCGGTGCGCTCTGGCCAGGTGCTGGCCACCGGCCGCGCGCTATCGGGCTGCCGCAGCTATCTGGCGGTGCGCAACGGGCTGGACGTGCCGGTCTACCTGGGCAGCCGCTCCACCTTTGTCCTGGGCCAGTTCGGCGGCCATGCCGGCCGCACCCTGCGCGTGGGCGACATGCTGCCGGTGGTGCGCCCGGAGCTGGCGGGCGCCGCCGCGGCGCAGCCCTTGACGGAACCGCAGGCCGCGCCCGCCGAACTGATTCCCGAATATGGCAGCGCGTGGGAGATCGGCGTGCTGTATGGCCCGCATGGCGCGCCGGACTTTTTTCAGCCCGAAGCCATCGAGGCCTTCTTCGCCGCGGACTGGGAAGTCCACTACAACTCCAACCGCCTGGGCGTGCGCCTGATCGGCCCCAAGCCCACCTGGGCGCGCGAGAACGGCGGCGAGGCCGGACTGCATCCGTCCAACATCCATGACTGCGAATACGCCATCGGCAGCATCAACTTCACGGGCGACAGCCCGGTGATCCTGACCCGCGACGGTCCCAGCCTGGGCGGTTTCGTGTGCCCCGTCACCATCGCCCGCGCCGAATTGTGGAAGGTAGGGCAGGTCAAGCCGGGCGACCGGATCCGTTTCGTGCGCATCGACTACCCGCAGGCCGTGGCGCTGGAAGCCGCGCAGGACCGCAGCGTGGCCGGCCTGTCGGCGGTGGCGCCCGCGGCGACCCCGCCGGCTCCCGTGCCGGCCACCGTGTCCGAAACCATCGTCGCGGCCCTGCCGGCCGAGGGCTCGCGGCCTTCGGTGTCCTACCGGCAGGCGGGCGACGGCTACCTGCTGCTGGAATACGGCGACAACGTGCTGGACCTGGCGCTGCGCATGCGCATCCACTTGCTGATGCAAGCGCTGAACGCCGACCCGATCGCGGGTGTCCAGGAGCTGTCGCCGGGCGTGCGCTCCCTGCAGATCCGGTACGACAGCCGCGTCATCCTGCAGGGCGCGTTGATCGCGCGCCTCTTGGAGATCGAGGCGGGGCTGGCCGACGTGGCCACGCTGAAGGTGCCGACCCGCGTCGTGTACCTGCCCATGGCCTTCGAGGACTCCGCCACGCTGGGCGCCGTGCGGCGCTACCAGGAAACCGTGCGCGCCAGCGCGCCGTGGCTGCCGAACAATGTGGACTTCATCCAGCGCATCAACGGCCTGGACGACCGCGACGAAGTCAGCCGCATCGTGTTCGACGCCAGCTATCTGATCATGGGCCTGGGCGACGTCTACCTGGGCGCGCCTTGCGCGGTGCCGATAGATCCGCGCCATCGCCTGCTGACATCCAAGTACAACCCGGCGCGCACCTTCACCGCCGAAGGCACGGTGGGCATCGGCGGCGTGTACATGTGCATCTACGGCATGGATTCTCCGGGCGGCTACCAGCTGGTCGGGCGCACCTTGCCCATCTGGAACAAGTTCCTGAAGAACCCCGTGTTCCAGGACGGCAAGCCCTGGCTGCTGCGCTTCTTCGATCAGGTGCGTTTCTATCCGGTCACCGAAGCCGAGCTGGACGGGCTGCGCGAGGACTTCCGGGAAGGCCGGGCCACGGTGCGCATCGAGGAGGAAGTGTTCGACTTCGCCGCCCACCAGCGTTTCCTGGCGGAGCAGGCCGACAGCATCGCCGCATTCCAGGCGCGCCAGAAGACGGCCTTCGACGCCGAGGTCGCGCTGTGGAAGACCGAGGACGTAGTGGTGGAGCAGGCCGCCGCCGAACCCGAGGCCGAGACCGCCTTGCGCGAAGGCGAGCGCCTGGTCAGCGCCGACATGTGCGGCAACATCTGGAAGATACCGGTCGAGGTGGGGCAGAGCGTGTCGGCCGGCGATACGCTGGTGGTGGTGGAGGCCATGAAGATGGAGTTGTCCGTCATCGCGCCGGCGGCGGGCACGGTGACGGCGATCCGCTGCGTGCCGGGCAAACCCGTGAACGCGGGCGATCCGCTGATCGTGATGGCCGAAGACGCCACGTGCGCCGTGACCGGATGA
- a CDS encoding GntR family transcriptional regulator yields MMRLESVQAGPAMRQAPALAGSLADQVYQRIKDDLFDFRMLPGERFTEADLVARLGVSRTPVRLGLARLEREGFVLARPRSGWQVRPFDFERFEALYDVRVVLEQAAVDKLCARQHMDPAGILGALTDVWLVPPPQRILDGRLVAQLDEAFHCSLVAAAGNPEMAQIHRDVTEKIRIVRRLDFTKDFRVDATYDEHAAILRAVLARRADEASRMLRSHIEMSKAEVRKITLHMLHEARENAAA; encoded by the coding sequence ATGATGCGGCTGGAATCCGTGCAGGCCGGGCCCGCCATGCGCCAGGCGCCGGCGCTGGCCGGCTCGCTGGCCGACCAAGTCTACCAGCGCATCAAGGACGACCTGTTCGACTTCCGCATGTTGCCGGGCGAACGCTTCACCGAGGCCGATCTGGTGGCGCGGCTGGGCGTCAGCCGCACGCCGGTGCGGCTGGGCCTGGCCCGGCTGGAGCGCGAAGGCTTCGTGCTGGCGCGGCCGCGCAGCGGCTGGCAGGTGCGGCCGTTCGATTTTGAACGCTTCGAGGCGCTGTACGACGTGCGCGTGGTGCTGGAGCAGGCGGCGGTTGACAAACTGTGCGCCCGCCAGCACATGGATCCGGCCGGAATACTCGGCGCGCTGACCGACGTGTGGCTGGTGCCGCCGCCGCAGCGCATCCTGGACGGCCGGCTGGTGGCGCAGCTGGATGAGGCGTTCCATTGCTCGCTGGTGGCGGCCGCCGGCAACCCGGAGATGGCGCAGATCCACCGCGACGTGACCGAGAAGATACGCATCGTGCGCAGGCTGGATTTCACCAAGGACTTCCGCGTCGACGCCACTTATGACGAGCACGCGGCCATCCTGCGCGCGGTGCTGGCGCGGCGCGCCGACGAGGCGTCGCGCATGCTGCGTTCACACATCGAGATGAGCAAGGCGGAGGTGCGCAAGATCACGCTGCACATGCTGCACGAAGCGCGGGAAAACGCCGCGGCTTGA
- a CDS encoding COG4315 family predicted lipoprotein, with amino-acid sequence MRNHIAAALVLTSAALFSAGAHAQAVKTQDGILVNSAGMTLYTFDKDSAGKSVCVDQCAKAWPPVAAAADAKPMGDLTVITRDDGSKQWAHKGKPLYLFAKDTKPGDKTGDNFKEIWHVVKP; translated from the coding sequence ATGCGCAATCACATCGCCGCAGCCCTGGTCCTTACCTCCGCTGCCCTGTTCTCGGCCGGCGCCCACGCCCAGGCCGTCAAGACCCAGGATGGCATCCTGGTCAACAGCGCCGGCATGACGCTGTACACCTTCGACAAGGACTCCGCGGGCAAAAGCGTCTGCGTCGACCAGTGCGCCAAGGCCTGGCCCCCCGTGGCCGCTGCCGCGGACGCCAAGCCCATGGGCGACCTGACGGTCATCACCCGCGACGACGGCTCCAAGCAATGGGCGCACAAGGGCAAGCCCCTGTACCTGTTCGCCAAGGACACCAAGCCGGGCGACAAGACCGGCGACAACTTCAAGGAAATCTGGCACGTGGTCAAGCCCTGA
- a CDS encoding anti-sigma factor family protein — protein sequence MTDKRLLPVPTTGTPITEADLHGYADGQLPTARHAEVAAFLATHPQDQTRVDDWKEQRRALHALLDPVLDEPLPLRLPLKAPVRAWPWRALAASVAIAAVSASAAWLVRGALDARHLQTVLATVSPERAAGGYAQRAAIAHAVYAPDMGRPVEVGADNEKGLVTWLTKRMGAPVRAPSLSQAGYELVGGRLLPGGAGPVALFMYGAADGQRLTLYVTREAAGEQTAFQFTQEGPVRVFYWVEGQFGYALSGAVSRDELQRVSQEVYRQLQG from the coding sequence ATGACTGACAAACGCCTGCTACCGGTGCCCACCACCGGCACCCCCATCACCGAGGCCGATCTGCACGGCTACGCGGACGGCCAGTTGCCGACTGCCCGCCATGCCGAGGTCGCGGCCTTTCTTGCGACCCATCCGCAGGACCAGACCCGCGTGGACGACTGGAAGGAACAGCGGCGCGCGCTGCACGCCCTGCTGGATCCCGTGCTGGACGAGCCCCTGCCGCTGCGCCTGCCGCTCAAGGCTCCGGTGCGCGCATGGCCGTGGCGCGCGCTGGCCGCCAGCGTGGCCATCGCCGCCGTCAGCGCCAGCGCGGCCTGGCTGGTCCGAGGGGCCCTGGATGCCCGCCATCTGCAGACCGTGCTGGCCACGGTCAGCCCGGAGCGCGCCGCGGGCGGCTACGCCCAGCGCGCCGCCATCGCCCACGCTGTCTACGCGCCCGACATGGGCCGGCCCGTCGAGGTCGGCGCCGACAACGAAAAAGGACTGGTCACCTGGCTGACCAAGCGCATGGGCGCGCCCGTGCGCGCACCGTCGCTGTCGCAGGCCGGCTACGAGCTGGTCGGCGGTCGCCTGCTGCCTGGCGGCGCGGGGCCGGTCGCGCTGTTCATGTATGGCGCGGCCGACGGCCAGCGCCTGACCCTGTATGTCACCCGCGAGGCCGCGGGCGAACAGACCGCCTTCCAGTTCACGCAGGAAGGGCCGGTGCGGGTGTTCTATTGGGTGGAAGGACAGTTCGGCTACGCGCTGTCGGGCGCCGTCAGCCGCGACGAGCTGCAGCGCGTGTCGCAAGAGGTCTACCGGCAGTTGCAGGGCTAG
- a CDS encoding SDR family oxidoreductase, which produces MSTEKVAVVTAGGSGMGAAAARKLAADGYRVAILSSSGKGETLAQELGGLGVTGSNRSPEDLARLVDAALQKWGRIDAVINSAGHGPKGPLLEISDDDWHLGMEFYLLNVVRIARLVAPVMKQQKSGAIVNISTYATFEPEALFPTSGVFRAGLAAFTKVFSDEYAQHNVRMNNVLPGFIDSLPEKEDRRARIPMGRYGTAEEVADLIAFLASDASSYITGQNIRIDGGITRSV; this is translated from the coding sequence ATGAGCACGGAAAAAGTGGCGGTCGTCACCGCCGGAGGCAGCGGCATGGGCGCGGCGGCGGCGCGCAAGCTGGCGGCGGACGGATACCGCGTCGCCATATTGTCCTCGTCGGGCAAGGGCGAGACGCTGGCGCAGGAACTGGGCGGGCTGGGCGTCACCGGGTCGAACCGGTCGCCCGAGGATCTGGCCAGGCTGGTGGATGCCGCGCTGCAGAAATGGGGCCGGATTGATGCAGTCATCAACAGCGCCGGCCACGGCCCCAAGGGTCCGCTGCTGGAGATCAGCGACGACGACTGGCACCTGGGCATGGAGTTCTACCTGCTGAATGTCGTGCGCATCGCGCGCCTGGTCGCCCCCGTCATGAAGCAGCAGAAGTCGGGCGCCATCGTCAACATTTCCACCTACGCCACGTTCGAACCCGAAGCGCTGTTCCCGACCTCGGGCGTGTTCCGCGCCGGCCTGGCCGCCTTCACCAAGGTGTTCTCGGACGAATACGCCCAGCACAACGTGCGCATGAACAATGTGCTGCCGGGCTTCATCGACAGCCTGCCTGAAAAGGAAGACCGCCGCGCGCGCATCCCGATGGGCCGCTACGGCACGGCCGAAGAGGTCGCGGACCTGATCGCTTTCCTGGCCTCCGATGCGTCGTCCTACATCACCGGCCAGAATATCCGCATCGACGGCGGCATCACGCGTTCCGTCTAG
- a CDS encoding RNA polymerase sigma factor, with protein MRAEDEALILACIPSLRRYARGLTGDPHRADDLVQDTLERAWSRYSRWQRRGELRAWMFGIMHNHFIDGVRASSRRVDQTAPGDLPDAPVRATQTDHLEVRDLDRCLQALPAEQREVLLLICVEDLSYQETAQILAVPIGTIMSRLSRAREKLGALMQGRDTVSRLHRVK; from the coding sequence ATGCGCGCCGAAGACGAAGCCCTGATCCTGGCCTGCATCCCCAGCCTGCGGCGCTATGCCCGCGGGCTGACGGGCGACCCCCACCGGGCCGACGACCTGGTCCAGGACACGCTGGAGCGCGCATGGAGCCGCTATTCACGATGGCAGCGGCGCGGCGAACTGCGCGCCTGGATGTTCGGCATCATGCACAACCATTTCATCGACGGCGTGCGCGCGTCCAGCCGGCGGGTCGACCAGACGGCGCCGGGCGATCTGCCCGACGCCCCCGTGCGCGCCACCCAGACCGACCACCTGGAGGTGCGCGACCTGGACCGCTGCCTGCAAGCCCTGCCGGCCGAGCAGCGGGAAGTCCTGTTGCTGATATGCGTGGAAGACCTGTCCTATCAGGAAACCGCCCAGATACTGGCGGTGCCGATCGGCACCATCATGTCGCGCCTGTCGCGCGCCCGCGAAAAGCTGGGCGCGCTGATGCAGGGCCGCGACACGGTCAGCCGGCTACATCGCGTGAAATGA
- a CDS encoding DUF1501 domain-containing protein, with product MTRSHDADRRAFLLRACALGATGAAAPLALNLAAIGAAAAQSAPSSYKALVCVFLYGGNDPYNTLVPFDAPAHRAYAAARGDIALPRDALRATALRGKEGAAGGAQFALAPALAPLAPLYERGDMAALLNVGPLVVPTTKAEYIGARVPLPPKLFSHNDQQSYWQALAPEGASSGWAGRLTDLFAGANAQRSFTGITAGGSTVLLAGRKVAGYRVGINGSTQIDMLHRDMYGSSACTALLRELITQPREHLMEREMSRIAAQSIDADLRLRAALAGVAVPGDFSSPLAQQLKIVARIIGARQALGARRQVFFVSQNGYDNHTGLNDTHPALLQEMGQALAAFQQALSAMGVADQVTTFTASEFGRTLGSNGNGSDHGWGSHHFVLGGAVNGGRYYGSHPEIALDGPGFVDNGRLLPTTAVDQLGASLGTWFGASRDDLRMVFPNLKHFGAEPLGILDRTGAGGPTAL from the coding sequence ATGACACGCTCGCACGACGCCGACCGCCGCGCCTTCCTGCTGCGCGCCTGCGCGCTGGGCGCCACCGGCGCCGCCGCGCCGCTGGCCCTGAACCTGGCCGCGATCGGGGCCGCCGCGGCGCAATCGGCGCCGTCCTCGTACAAGGCCCTGGTCTGCGTGTTCCTGTATGGCGGCAACGACCCCTACAACACGCTGGTCCCCTTCGACGCGCCTGCCCATCGGGCCTACGCCGCGGCCCGCGGCGACATCGCCCTGCCCCGCGACGCGCTGCGCGCCACCGCCCTGCGCGGCAAGGAGGGCGCGGCGGGCGGGGCGCAGTTCGCCCTGGCGCCGGCGCTGGCGCCGCTGGCGCCGCTGTACGAGCGCGGCGACATGGCGGCGCTGCTGAACGTGGGACCGCTGGTCGTCCCCACCACCAAAGCGGAATACATCGGCGCGCGCGTGCCGCTGCCGCCCAAGCTGTTCTCGCACAACGACCAGCAATCGTACTGGCAGGCGCTGGCGCCGGAAGGCGCCTCGTCCGGCTGGGCGGGCCGGTTGACGGACCTGTTCGCCGGCGCCAATGCGCAGCGCAGCTTCACGGGCATCACGGCTGGCGGCAGCACCGTGCTGCTCGCCGGCCGCAAAGTGGCGGGCTATCGCGTGGGCATCAATGGATCCACGCAGATCGACATGCTGCATCGCGACATGTATGGCTCCAGCGCCTGCACCGCCTTGCTGCGCGAACTGATCACGCAGCCGCGCGAGCATCTGATGGAGCGCGAGATGTCGCGCATCGCCGCCCAGTCCATCGACGCCGACCTGCGGCTGCGCGCCGCGCTGGCGGGCGTGGCGGTGCCAGGCGATTTTTCATCGCCACTGGCCCAGCAGCTGAAGATCGTCGCCCGCATCATCGGCGCGCGGCAAGCGCTGGGCGCGCGTCGCCAGGTGTTCTTCGTGTCGCAGAACGGTTACGACAACCACACCGGCCTGAACGACACGCATCCGGCGCTGTTGCAGGAAATGGGGCAGGCGCTGGCGGCGTTCCAGCAAGCCCTGTCGGCAATGGGCGTGGCCGATCAGGTCACCACGTTCACGGCGTCGGAGTTCGGCCGGACGCTGGGATCAAATGGCAACGGCTCCGACCACGGCTGGGGCTCGCACCATTTCGTGCTGGGCGGGGCGGTCAACGGCGGCCGCTATTACGGATCCCACCCGGAGATTGCGCTGGACGGCCCCGGCTTCGTCGACAACGGCCGCCTGCTGCCCACCACGGCGGTCGACCAGCTCGGCGCGTCGCTGGGCACCTGGTTTGGCGCCAGCCGCGACGACCTGCGCATGGTGTTCCCCAACCTGAAGCACTTCGGGGCGGAACCGCTGGGGATACTGGATCGCACTGGCGCTGGCGGCCCAACCGCTCTATAA